The following coding sequences are from one Kallotenue papyrolyticum window:
- a CDS encoding PHP-associated domain-containing protein — MLWRASNRQASDVSAALGLAPCGGSDAHSLAKVGRGYTVFPGTSADDLYRAIQRGQTQAGGRHWRLHHFFSRDRCPPDSGALAPPAWPGGTAAGRGPRSRSRAAVRC; from the coding sequence CTGCTGTGGCGCGCTAGCAACCGGCAGGCCAGCGATGTGAGCGCGGCGCTGGGGCTGGCGCCCTGCGGTGGCAGCGACGCGCATAGCCTGGCGAAGGTCGGGCGCGGCTATACGGTGTTCCCCGGCACCAGCGCCGACGACCTGTATCGGGCGATCCAGCGCGGCCAGACCCAGGCGGGCGGGAGGCATTGGCGCCTCCATCATTTTTTTTCTCGCGATCGGTGCCCACCGGATTCGGGAGCGCTGGCGCCGCCGGCGTGGCCAGGTGGCACTGCTGCCGGTCGTGGACCCCGGTCTCGATCGAGAGCCGCTGTTCGGTGCTGA
- a CDS encoding AAA family ATPase, which yields MVPDILHLRNFMCYGEDVPPLRFDGLNIVCLSGHNGAGKSALLDAITWALWGKARAKSDDDLIMLGREEMEVALEFRLGAQRYRVVRRRKKGRRGQTLLDFQLCDASGTWRRLTGDTLAETQAAINATLRLEYDTFINSAFLVQGRADEFTMRKPAERKQVLADILGLEQYDLLERRARDEANRLSKDLDIVQSQITTLQVEVEQRPLYEQALSAAQERVALLQEQVDDHQANLAELQAHSARLREVGERRDAVLGRLAQLEQERRTLGEQIAATRATIERYEAIIAQREAIEAGLAERQQVQQRLDHLEALREEHQRLLEEYRVWEQRLLAQRHALELELRAARERLRQLEAHLERRAALLAERDSLLAQSEQARALEAERDELRRRERALSERLAEALKLGARMAELQGQINVQRDSLIASLEEQRRRADALTAVVDQLPALEAELRAVDAELAQLVAIDQELTLCREEVAQLAQRLGELQAEAKGVEAEGRAVKEKLELAQQGEAACPVCGSVLGADGLARLIAEYEDQRAALRARLVELRRELRDAEARREQQHARIAELEQRRARRAALQGQQGRLEQQIAQAREAREALADVLQTLETLQQQLDQRDYAHAQQAELARCVAQHTALGSSEVIEAELRDLQMALNQVEAQVLQSEQHREQMRQIEAELATIAAALVEHPATQAEVATLERRLRDEDYGAEERRQMETIRAQGLALGYDRKEHEALRERRAALQAWEQQARELERALYFIEREREQLRRDQVQQARIEADLAAQQRELGVLEEQLRDKPALDAALREAFLRGQVLQRQLAEAQAALGRAQADLERCLRQAEELTRQRARAEALRDEQSVYEELAQAFGKKGVQAMLIETAIPELEQEANRLLARMTDNQFHLEFVTQRSAKSSDSTIETLEIRIADGMGTRDYQMFSGGEAFRVNFAIRIALAKLLARRAGANLRTLIIDEGFGSQDNVGRDRVVEAINAIGAEFERILVITHIQELKDMFEAQIEIRKTPQGSLWSVV from the coding sequence GTGGTTCCCGATATCCTGCACCTGCGGAACTTCATGTGCTACGGCGAGGATGTGCCGCCGTTGCGCTTCGATGGTCTCAACATCGTCTGCCTGTCCGGCCACAACGGCGCGGGCAAATCGGCGCTGCTGGACGCGATCACCTGGGCCTTGTGGGGCAAGGCGCGCGCCAAGAGCGACGACGATCTGATCATGCTTGGGCGCGAGGAGATGGAGGTGGCGCTGGAGTTTCGGCTGGGCGCGCAGCGCTACCGCGTGGTGCGCCGCCGCAAAAAGGGCCGCCGCGGCCAGACCTTGCTTGATTTCCAGCTCTGCGATGCGAGCGGCACGTGGCGTCGGCTGACGGGCGATACCTTGGCCGAGACGCAGGCGGCGATCAACGCCACGCTGCGCCTGGAGTACGATACCTTCATCAACTCCGCCTTTCTGGTCCAGGGCCGCGCCGACGAATTCACCATGCGCAAGCCCGCCGAGCGCAAGCAGGTGCTGGCCGATATTCTGGGCCTGGAGCAGTACGATCTGCTGGAGCGGCGCGCCCGCGACGAGGCCAACCGCCTGAGCAAGGATCTAGATATTGTTCAGAGCCAGATCACGACCCTCCAGGTGGAGGTTGAGCAGCGTCCGCTGTACGAACAGGCGCTGAGCGCGGCGCAGGAGCGCGTGGCCTTGTTGCAGGAGCAGGTAGACGATCACCAGGCCAATCTGGCCGAGCTTCAGGCGCACAGCGCGCGGCTGCGTGAGGTCGGCGAGCGTCGCGATGCCGTCCTGGGCCGCCTGGCGCAGTTGGAGCAGGAGCGTCGGACGCTGGGCGAGCAGATCGCCGCTACGCGCGCGACGATCGAGCGCTATGAAGCGATCATCGCGCAGCGGGAAGCGATCGAGGCCGGTCTGGCCGAGCGTCAGCAGGTGCAGCAACGCCTGGATCACCTGGAGGCGCTGCGCGAAGAGCATCAGCGTCTGCTGGAGGAGTATCGCGTCTGGGAACAGCGGCTGCTGGCGCAGCGCCACGCGCTGGAGCTCGAGCTGCGCGCGGCGCGGGAGCGTCTGCGTCAGTTGGAAGCGCACCTTGAGCGTCGTGCGGCGTTGCTGGCCGAGCGCGATAGCCTGCTGGCGCAGAGCGAGCAGGCGCGCGCGCTGGAGGCCGAGCGCGACGAGTTGCGCCGCCGTGAGCGCGCGCTGAGCGAGCGGCTGGCCGAAGCGCTGAAACTCGGCGCGCGCATGGCCGAGCTGCAGGGCCAGATCAACGTCCAGCGCGACTCGCTGATCGCTTCCCTGGAGGAGCAGCGCCGTCGCGCTGATGCGCTCACCGCCGTGGTGGACCAGCTGCCCGCGCTGGAAGCCGAGCTGCGCGCTGTTGACGCCGAGCTGGCGCAGCTCGTGGCCATCGATCAGGAACTGACGCTGTGCCGTGAAGAGGTGGCGCAGCTGGCGCAGCGCTTGGGCGAGCTGCAGGCCGAGGCCAAAGGCGTCGAAGCCGAAGGCCGGGCCGTCAAAGAGAAGCTCGAGCTGGCGCAGCAGGGCGAGGCGGCCTGCCCGGTGTGCGGCAGCGTGCTGGGCGCCGATGGGCTGGCGCGGCTGATCGCTGAGTACGAGGACCAGCGCGCGGCGTTGCGCGCCCGGCTGGTTGAACTGCGCCGCGAGCTGCGCGATGCCGAAGCGCGGCGGGAGCAGCAGCACGCGCGCATCGCCGAGCTGGAACAGCGCCGCGCTCGGCGCGCAGCGCTGCAAGGGCAGCAGGGTCGGCTCGAACAGCAGATTGCGCAGGCGCGTGAGGCGCGTGAGGCGCTGGCCGATGTGCTGCAAACTCTGGAGACGCTGCAGCAGCAACTCGATCAGCGCGATTATGCCCATGCGCAGCAGGCCGAACTGGCGCGCTGTGTGGCGCAGCACACGGCGCTGGGCAGCAGCGAGGTGATCGAAGCCGAGCTGCGCGACCTCCAGATGGCGCTCAACCAGGTCGAAGCACAGGTGCTGCAAAGCGAGCAGCACCGCGAACAGATGCGTCAGATCGAGGCCGAGCTGGCGACCATTGCCGCGGCGCTGGTCGAGCATCCCGCGACGCAGGCCGAGGTCGCCACGCTGGAGCGCCGTCTGCGCGACGAGGACTATGGCGCCGAAGAGCGCCGTCAGATGGAGACGATCCGCGCGCAGGGCCTGGCGCTGGGCTACGATCGCAAGGAGCATGAGGCGCTGCGCGAGCGGCGCGCGGCGCTCCAGGCGTGGGAGCAGCAGGCGCGCGAGTTGGAGCGCGCGCTCTACTTCATCGAACGCGAGCGTGAGCAGTTACGCCGCGATCAGGTGCAGCAGGCGCGCATCGAGGCCGACCTCGCCGCCCAGCAACGCGAGTTGGGCGTGTTGGAGGAGCAGTTGCGCGACAAGCCCGCGCTGGATGCCGCCCTGCGCGAGGCATTCCTGCGCGGCCAGGTGTTGCAGCGTCAGCTTGCCGAAGCCCAGGCGGCGCTGGGCCGGGCGCAGGCCGATCTGGAGCGCTGTCTGCGTCAGGCCGAAGAGCTGACGCGTCAGCGTGCCCGTGCCGAGGCCTTGCGCGACGAGCAGAGCGTGTACGAGGAGCTGGCGCAGGCCTTCGGCAAAAAGGGTGTGCAGGCCATGCTGATCGAAACCGCCATCCCGGAGCTGGAACAGGAGGCCAACCGCCTGCTGGCGCGCATGACCGATAACCAGTTCCACCTGGAGTTCGTGACCCAGCGCAGCGCCAAGAGCAGCGACAGCACCATCGAAACGCTGGAGATCCGCATCGCCGACGGCATGGGCACACGCGACTACCAGATGTTCAGCGGCGGTGAAGCCTTTCGCGTCAACTTCGCGATCCGCATTGCGCTGGCCAAGCTGCTGGCACGGCGCGCCGGTGCCAATCTGCGCACGCTGATCATCGATGAGGGCTTCGGCAGCCAGGACAACGTCGGGCGCGACCGCGTGGTCGAGGCGATCAACGCTATCGGCGCCGAGTTCGAGCGCATCCTGGTGATCACCCACATCCAGGAGCTGAAAGATATGTTTGAAGCACAGATCGAGATCCGCAAAACGCCGCAGGGCTCGCTCTGGAGCGTGGTTTGA
- a CDS encoding helix-turn-helix domain-containing protein, whose product MSRRELILTEQQRQQLLDLRDHAKKAYLRERAAALLKIADGMSAALVARQGLLRSRKSDTVYAWLDRFQASGIDGLRLQPGRGRKPAFSPSPRQH is encoded by the coding sequence ATGTCCCGACGCGAACTAATCCTGACCGAGCAGCAACGTCAGCAGTTGCTCGATTTGCGCGACCATGCGAAGAAAGCCTACCTGCGCGAACGTGCTGCGGCGTTGCTGAAAATTGCTGATGGCATGTCCGCCGCATTGGTCGCCCGCCAGGGCTTGCTGCGCTCGCGCAAGTCCGATACCGTCTATGCCTGGCTCGATCGTTTTCAAGCCAGCGGCATCGATGGCTTACGGCTCCAGCCTGGCCGCGGGCGCAAGCCGGCTTTTTCCCCCTCGCCACGCCAGCACTGA
- a CDS encoding Swt1 family HEPN domain-containing protein, producing MATSNRDRVGRALDLLQEGLKPYVERELAAAYGRYWITHVTQNWQHEVRWINDNEPHLDITALLRIMWEQWNEVFRKTLGHAERSLVSELRETRNRWAHQHSFTLDDTYRALDSIHRLLTAVSAAEQAREIERQKQEVLRLRFEEEARRETRKAATAPIEGQPAGGLKPWREIVTPHPDVASGRYQQAEFAADLNQVYRGEGSDEYRDPQAFFQRTYLTEGLRHLLTTALRRLSGSGGDPVIELQTNFGGGKTHSMLALYHLFSGIAPADLPGIDPVLHEAGVATLPQVQRVVLVGTALSPAQAQRKPDGTLVNTLWGELAWQLLGREGYALVAEADRQGVSPGSNVLVELFQTAAPCLILIDEWVAYVRQLYIHPDDADKGIKRSYPGGSFEANMTFAQALTEAAKAVPRVLVVASLPASDIEIGGEGGHEALSRLRNIFGRLESIWKPATAEEGFEIVRRRLFQDIPGQNYPARDAVIKAFMEMYRTQPGEFPAEVREAEYERRLKAAYPIHPELFDRLYNDWCTLERFQRTRGVLRLMSAVIHALWVRDDRSLLIMPASVPIDDPATQYELTRYLEEAWAPVISRDVDGPNSLPLRIDRENPNLGRYSAARRVARTLYLGSAPTLSSATKGLDDRHIKLGCAQPGESVATFGDALRRLTDQATHLYVDGQRYWFSTQPTVNRLAQDRAAQQSLDDVHTEIIERLRRHARERGEFPAVHVAPHNSADVPDEREVRLVILPPSAPHSRQAQGSPARRLAAEILENRGTGPRRYRNTLAFLAADATRLNDLEQAVRQWLAWRSIEKDRETLNLDAFQSRQATTKRTDADKAIEQRIPETYAWLLVPIQSDPTKAIEWQEIRLQGQEGIIVRASKKMRNEELLSPVLGPTVLQMWLNTIPLWRGDHVSVRQLADDFAQYLYLPRLRNTDVLLKAIQEGIAHLNWEQDTFAYAESYDEERQRYRGLRAGEQVMITLDAGGLVVKPEVARRQFDRETPVLPPKPVVEQEHGRGAEKSEQSQPSPRLNNLDPERRLRRFHGSKQLNPRDLARDAGTIATEIVQHLVSRMGARVTVRLEIDAELPEGAPEDLVRTVTENCRTLRFEAAGFEES from the coding sequence ATGGCCACCAGCAATCGTGATCGCGTCGGGCGGGCGCTCGACCTGCTCCAGGAAGGACTGAAACCCTACGTTGAGCGTGAACTGGCCGCTGCCTACGGTCGCTACTGGATCACGCACGTGACGCAGAACTGGCAACACGAGGTGCGCTGGATCAACGACAACGAACCACATCTGGATATCACGGCCCTGCTGCGCATCATGTGGGAGCAGTGGAACGAGGTCTTCCGCAAAACCTTGGGCCATGCCGAGCGTAGCCTGGTGAGCGAGCTACGCGAAACGCGCAACCGCTGGGCACACCAGCACAGCTTCACGCTCGACGACACCTATCGCGCGCTCGACAGCATCCACCGCCTGCTGACCGCTGTGAGTGCCGCTGAACAGGCGCGCGAGATCGAGCGCCAGAAGCAAGAGGTGCTGCGCCTGCGCTTCGAGGAAGAAGCGCGTCGCGAGACGCGCAAGGCCGCCACCGCGCCGATCGAGGGCCAGCCGGCAGGCGGACTCAAGCCCTGGCGCGAGATCGTCACCCCGCATCCCGATGTCGCCTCAGGCCGCTACCAGCAGGCCGAGTTCGCCGCCGATCTGAACCAGGTCTATCGCGGCGAGGGCAGTGACGAGTACCGCGATCCACAGGCCTTCTTTCAGCGCACCTATCTCACCGAGGGCCTGCGCCACCTGCTCACCACAGCGCTACGCCGCCTCAGCGGCAGTGGCGGTGATCCGGTGATCGAGCTGCAAACCAACTTCGGCGGTGGCAAAACCCACTCAATGCTGGCGCTCTATCATCTGTTCAGTGGGATCGCACCGGCGGATCTGCCGGGGATCGATCCGGTGCTGCACGAGGCCGGCGTCGCCACGCTGCCACAAGTTCAGCGCGTAGTGCTGGTCGGTACGGCGCTCTCACCGGCGCAGGCCCAGCGCAAGCCCGACGGCACGCTCGTCAACACCCTGTGGGGCGAACTCGCCTGGCAGCTCCTGGGTCGCGAGGGCTACGCGCTGGTTGCCGAGGCGGATCGCCAGGGCGTCAGCCCTGGCTCGAACGTGCTGGTGGAGCTGTTCCAAACCGCCGCGCCCTGCCTGATCCTGATCGACGAATGGGTGGCCTATGTACGCCAGCTCTACATCCACCCCGACGATGCCGACAAAGGCATCAAACGCAGCTATCCCGGCGGCTCGTTCGAAGCCAACATGACCTTCGCCCAAGCGCTGACCGAGGCAGCCAAAGCGGTGCCACGCGTCTTGGTCGTCGCCAGTCTGCCGGCCTCGGACATCGAGATCGGCGGCGAAGGGGGCCATGAAGCGCTGAGTCGTCTGCGTAACATCTTTGGGCGGCTTGAATCGATCTGGAAGCCGGCCACTGCCGAAGAAGGCTTCGAGATCGTGCGCCGGCGGCTGTTCCAGGACATTCCCGGCCAGAACTACCCCGCCCGCGACGCGGTAATCAAAGCCTTCATGGAGATGTATCGCACCCAGCCGGGCGAATTTCCCGCCGAGGTGCGCGAAGCCGAGTACGAACGCCGCCTCAAGGCGGCCTATCCGATCCACCCGGAACTCTTCGACCGCCTCTACAACGATTGGTGCACCCTGGAGCGCTTCCAGCGCACGCGCGGCGTGCTGCGCCTGATGTCGGCAGTGATCCATGCCCTGTGGGTACGTGACGATCGCAGCCTGCTGATCATGCCCGCCAGCGTGCCGATCGATGATCCTGCGACGCAGTACGAGTTGACACGCTACCTGGAAGAAGCCTGGGCGCCGGTGATCAGCCGCGATGTAGATGGGCCCAACTCACTGCCGCTGCGCATCGACCGCGAGAATCCCAACCTGGGCCGCTATTCCGCCGCGCGGCGTGTGGCACGCACGCTCTACCTGGGCTCGGCTCCGACGTTGTCTTCAGCCACCAAGGGCCTGGACGACCGGCACATCAAGCTGGGCTGCGCCCAACCCGGTGAAAGCGTCGCCACCTTCGGCGATGCCCTGCGCCGCCTCACCGACCAGGCTACACACCTGTACGTAGATGGCCAGCGCTACTGGTTCTCCACCCAACCAACGGTCAACCGGCTGGCCCAGGATCGCGCCGCGCAGCAGTCCCTCGACGATGTGCACACCGAGATCATCGAACGCTTGCGTCGTCATGCGCGCGAGCGCGGCGAGTTCCCCGCCGTCCATGTTGCGCCGCACAACTCCGCCGATGTACCCGACGAGCGCGAGGTCCGCCTGGTGATCCTACCACCGAGTGCGCCTCATAGCCGCCAAGCCCAGGGCAGTCCGGCGCGCCGTCTGGCAGCGGAGATCTTGGAGAACCGCGGCACAGGACCGCGCCGTTACCGCAACACTCTTGCGTTTTTGGCAGCCGACGCCACACGCCTGAACGACCTGGAACAGGCCGTGCGCCAATGGCTGGCCTGGCGCTCGATCGAAAAAGATCGCGAAACCCTCAACCTGGATGCCTTTCAGTCGCGACAGGCGACCACCAAACGCACCGATGCTGACAAAGCCATCGAGCAGCGCATTCCGGAGACCTACGCCTGGCTGCTCGTGCCCATCCAGTCTGATCCAACCAAAGCGATCGAATGGCAGGAAATCCGGCTGCAGGGACAAGAAGGAATCATCGTGCGCGCATCCAAAAAGATGCGCAACGAGGAACTGCTCAGCCCTGTGCTCGGCCCGACCGTCTTGCAGATGTGGCTGAACACAATCCCCCTGTGGCGCGGTGATCACGTCAGCGTGCGCCAGCTCGCCGATGACTTCGCGCAGTACCTGTACCTGCCGCGGTTGCGCAACACCGACGTATTGCTGAAAGCGATCCAGGAAGGCATCGCGCATCTCAACTGGGAGCAGGACACTTTCGCCTACGCCGAAAGCTACGACGAGGAACGCCAGCGCTATCGCGGCCTGCGCGCCGGAGAACAGGTGATGATCACACTCGATGCCGGCGGGCTGGTCGTCAAACCCGAGGTTGCGCGCCGGCAGTTCGATCGCGAGACACCGGTACTCCCACCCAAGCCGGTTGTGGAGCAAGAACATGGCAGAGGCGCGGAAAAGAGCGAGCAATCGCAGCCTTCTCCGCGTCTCAACAATTTGGATCCAGAACGTAGGCTGCGTCGCTTTCATGGCTCGAAACAACTCAATCCCCGGGATCTAGCCCGCGATGCCGGCACGATCGCCACCGAAATCGTGCAGCACCTCGTCAGCCGGATGGGCGCGCGCGTCACCGTCCGACTCGAGATCGACGCCGAACTTCCGGAAGGAGCGCCCGAAGACCTCGTGCGCACCGTGACCGAGAACTGCCGCACGCTGCGCTTTGAGGCGGCGGGCTTCGAGGAGTCCTGA
- a CDS encoding AraC family transcriptional regulator: MLSLRDNEQIIIEPMYGHDGLQIERVQCFDQTARAPVVEHRRAWSFQITLSGTCQIIYRDRAWTLTPNTIFWHSPLNEPISLRWLPGTGAEAVVVACSARRWNAFVARHPMFYERNAALLSRYPARPVFALQFVAPPLLDCVRRLIALSQGSSAAAPALEPCCAVLLQQIGDLRFVASSACQDHERWQRVERAQERMVACLARPPGLAQIAAELNISLRQLQRDFRAVTGLTPMRYLMLMRLSEANTLLAETALPIAQIARLLGYVSPAHFSAAFRRIYYCSPRQVRESLQKPLDEARL, translated from the coding sequence ATGCTGTCTTTGCGCGACAACGAGCAGATCATCATCGAGCCGATGTACGGTCACGATGGGCTGCAGATCGAGCGGGTGCAATGCTTCGACCAGACAGCCCGCGCACCCGTGGTCGAACACCGGCGCGCCTGGTCGTTCCAGATCACTTTGAGCGGAACCTGCCAGATCATCTATCGCGATCGCGCCTGGACGCTGACGCCCAACACGATCTTCTGGCACAGCCCGCTGAACGAGCCCATCAGCCTTCGCTGGCTGCCGGGGACGGGGGCGGAGGCGGTCGTTGTGGCGTGCTCGGCGCGGCGCTGGAACGCGTTCGTCGCACGCCATCCCATGTTTTATGAGCGCAACGCGGCCCTGCTCAGCCGGTATCCCGCGCGGCCGGTGTTCGCGCTCCAGTTCGTCGCACCACCGCTCCTGGATTGCGTGCGCCGGCTGATCGCCCTCAGCCAGGGGTCGTCCGCCGCTGCGCCAGCGCTCGAACCCTGCTGCGCTGTGCTGCTCCAGCAGATCGGCGACCTGCGCTTTGTGGCCAGCAGCGCCTGCCAGGACCACGAGCGCTGGCAGCGCGTCGAGCGGGCGCAGGAGCGGATGGTAGCGTGCCTGGCGCGTCCGCCTGGTCTGGCGCAGATCGCCGCCGAGCTCAACATCAGCCTGCGCCAGCTCCAGCGCGACTTCCGCGCGGTGACCGGGCTGACGCCCATGCGCTACCTCATGCTGATGCGGCTGAGCGAGGCGAATACGCTCCTAGCCGAAACCGCGCTCCCGATCGCTCAGATCGCCAGGCTGTTGGGGTATGTCAGCCCGGCGCATTTCAGCGCCGCCTTTCGCCGGATCTACTACTGCAGCCCACGTCAGGTGCGCGAGTCGCTTCAGAAACCACTGGATGAGGCACGGCTATAA
- the nirA gene encoding hypothetical protein (ferredoxin-dependent assimilatory nitrite reductase): MASQTIEAIKAEKDGLDVLADIYRYARLGFDAIDPDDYDRMKWYGLFHRKQTPGFFMMRLRLANGIVSSEQLRVIAGIARDFGRGAADLTTRQNIQLRWISIESVPAIFERLHRAGLSCQQTGMDNYRNVVGCPIAGLDREEVFNAAPIAQSVSLAMLGREFSNLPRKFNISISGCRHDCGHSRANDIGLTPAVKQIDGFPVYGFHAAIGGALGGTWPQLAQPLNIFLRPEQALMFCRAVLSVFRDHGLREKRTEARLKWLIKEWGLERFMAEVERVFGQPFMSAGECLLTEHNGDHIGIHPQKRAGFVYVGLHVPVGRTNADQLDQLADLAEKYGSGELRLTSDQNVIIPNVHEAILPDLLKEPLLQVLRPDPPGPLRGLVCCTGKDFCHFALSDTKGLAHEIAQELAALLPHDRRVDIRISGCVHACGQHHVGQIGLQAQRVRLPGGEIVDGFDLFVGGDHTRLAELKERKIPVDQIARRIVEELALMDEMAGCQVTEPASLREALLSEAG; the protein is encoded by the coding sequence ATGGCATCCCAAACGATCGAAGCAATCAAGGCCGAGAAGGACGGGCTGGACGTGCTGGCCGATATCTATCGCTACGCGCGTCTGGGCTTCGATGCGATCGACCCGGACGATTACGACCGGATGAAGTGGTACGGATTGTTTCACCGTAAGCAGACGCCCGGCTTCTTTATGATGCGCCTGCGCCTGGCGAACGGGATCGTCTCTAGCGAGCAACTGCGTGTCATCGCTGGCATTGCGCGCGATTTCGGGCGCGGCGCCGCCGACCTCACCACCCGGCAAAACATCCAATTGCGCTGGATCTCGATCGAAAGCGTGCCGGCGATCTTCGAGCGGCTGCACCGCGCCGGGCTCTCGTGCCAGCAGACCGGCATGGACAACTACCGCAACGTGGTGGGCTGCCCGATCGCCGGCCTGGACCGCGAGGAGGTCTTCAACGCCGCGCCGATCGCCCAATCGGTGTCGCTGGCCATGCTGGGGCGCGAGTTCAGCAATCTGCCCCGCAAATTCAACATCTCGATCAGCGGATGCCGCCACGACTGCGGCCACAGCCGCGCCAACGACATCGGCCTGACGCCCGCCGTCAAACAGATCGACGGCTTCCCGGTCTACGGCTTTCACGCGGCGATCGGCGGCGCGCTCGGCGGCACCTGGCCCCAACTCGCCCAGCCGCTCAACATCTTCCTGCGCCCCGAGCAGGCGCTCATGTTCTGCCGCGCCGTGCTGAGCGTGTTCCGCGATCACGGCCTGCGCGAGAAACGCACCGAGGCGCGGCTCAAGTGGCTGATCAAGGAATGGGGCCTGGAACGCTTCATGGCCGAGGTCGAGCGTGTGTTCGGGCAGCCCTTTATGTCGGCGGGCGAGTGTCTGCTGACCGAGCACAACGGCGATCATATCGGCATCCATCCGCAGAAGCGCGCGGGGTTCGTCTACGTCGGCCTGCACGTGCCGGTCGGGCGCACCAACGCCGACCAACTCGACCAGCTCGCCGACCTGGCCGAGAAGTACGGCAGCGGTGAGCTCCGCCTGACCTCCGACCAGAACGTGATCATCCCCAACGTCCACGAGGCGATCCTCCCCGACCTGCTCAAGGAGCCGCTGCTACAGGTGCTTCGTCCGGACCCGCCTGGCCCGCTGCGCGGGCTGGTGTGCTGTACCGGCAAGGACTTCTGCCATTTCGCGCTGAGCGACACCAAGGGGCTGGCGCACGAGATCGCTCAGGAACTGGCCGCCCTGTTGCCGCACGACCGGCGGGTCGACATCAGGATATCGGGCTGTGTGCATGCCTGCGGGCAGCACCACGTCGGCCAGATCGGGCTGCAGGCGCAGCGTGTCCGCCTGCCGGGCGGCGAGATCGTGGATGGCTTCGACCTGTTCGTCGGCGGCGACCACACCCGGCTTGCCGAGCTGAAGGAGCGGAAGATCCCGGTCGATCAGATCGCCCGGCGGATCGTTGAGGAGCTGGCGTTGATGGACGAAATGGCCGGATGCCAGGTGACGGAGCCTGCCTCGCTTCGGGAGGCTCTTTTGTCAGAAGCTGGGTAG